ATCTGTTAAAGCAACCTTTTGAGGGTTCATCTCAATCACACTACCAAATCCATACCCATCTTTATACTTAGGCACAACGTGCATATGTAAATGCGATAAAGTATCTGCAAAGGCACCATAATTTATTTTATCAGGATTAAAGATGGTTGCAATGGCTTTTGCCGCTGAGGCTACATCTTTCATAAATGCATTCCGTTGCTCATCACTCAGTTCGTGAAACTCAATTCCATGATCTTTATAAACTACATTTAAGCGTCCTGGGTGAGATTGTTCTTTAAATAAAAACAATTGAGATACTTCCAGATCACCGATTTTAATCATTAAACGGTCTAAAGTCTCATTCTTCTGGCAATACAAGCACTCAGAAATAGGTGTGGGCATCATATTTTGGTTGTGTAAATTTTAATAAAGGTAATAAATTACCGGCTTATTTTACATCTAACTCAAATGCTTTGAAGTTTGTGGCCAGGATCGCCAGATCAGCATCATTAATTAAGGAGGGGTCTTCGAATTGCATCTTTAAAAAATGGACAGGTACAATTACGCTGCCTGTTCCGGTAAACAATGTAAAAGACTCGTCATGCTGCTTGTTATACTGGTAACGACCAATCCCGGGATTAACCTGGTCGAGTCTAATTACCAGCTCGTGGAAAATAAAGATAGGGAATATCACCCAGCAAAGGTAGCTAAAAATGAATGTATTGTTAAATTATTATTTTGTTAATGTTAAGCATATCGTTAATGTTAATTTAACATGAACAGAAAATCAAAAAGCTGCAGTTAAGTTAGCAGATGAAAAAATTGACTGGCAAAAAAACATGTTTTCGCATTGTGGCGAAAACGTTTACGTAGAATTATTCTGTCATTGAAACCCCAGCTCTCTTAAAATTTGATTAATATTGATCCGATTTTAACTCAAAACCATGGATACAAAACCACATAAATTATTACAAACCTGGAGATGGTACGGCCCTTCAGATCCGGTAAGTTTGCAGGACGTGAAACAGGCGGGGGCAACAGGAATAGTGACCGCACTACACCACGTACCGCATGGAGAAGTCTGGCCTGTAGCAGATATTCTGGAGCGTAAAGCAATTATTGAAGCATCAGG
The nucleotide sequence above comes from Pedobacter sp. MC2016-14. Encoded proteins:
- a CDS encoding HIT family protein, which translates into the protein MMPTPISECLYCQKNETLDRLMIKIGDLEVSQLFLFKEQSHPGRLNVVYKDHGIEFHELSDEQRNAFMKDVASAAKAIATIFNPDKINYGAFADTLSHLHMHVVPKYKDGYGFGSVIEMNPQKVALTDTAYAELVEQFKTQLSFPVQ